From Tripterygium wilfordii isolate XIE 37 chromosome 13, ASM1340144v1, whole genome shotgun sequence, the proteins below share one genomic window:
- the LOC120012716 gene encoding serine/threonine-protein phosphatase 4 regulatory subunit 3-like isoform X5 encodes MAEQDKSPKASSMQRVKVYRLNDDGKWDDQGTGHVTIDYLERSEELGLLVIDEVDNETLLMHRISPHDIYRKQEDTIISWRDPEFSTELALSFQETAGCSYIWDHISSLQRNLQFNNINNETFHGMNSELKEFPAVELSTLPLILKMVTESGIADQMRMTELIANDRDFFRMLMELFRICEDLENIDGLQMIFKIIKGIIFLNSSQIFEKIFGDDFILDIIGALEYDPEVSSVQHHRKFLSDHVVFKEAIPIKDPLVLSKIHQTYRVGYLKDVVLARVLDDATVATFNSIIHSNNAIVVSLLKDDNTFIQELFARLKSPTASAESKKNLVYFLFEFCSLSKSLQMVQQLRLFRDLMNEGIFDIITVALQSQDKKLVLTGTDILILFLNQDPDILRSYVVRQEGIPLFGLLVKGMITDFGEDMHCQFLEILRSLLDSYTLSGAQRDTIIEIFYEKHLDQLIDVIVASCPPNGIGPSVGRSGSSSEDVENQDYAMPEILSNICELLCFCVLHHPFRIKCNFLLNNTIDKVLLLTKRKEKYLVVSAVRFVRAILSCHEEHLVNHMVKNNLLKPIVDAFISNGDCYNLLHSAVLELFEYIRKENLKSLVRYIVDSFWNELVKFEYLGSIHSLKVKYEQCLENVGAKSSVNASNSRKRIDDCALEKQEEDYFNEDSDEEDMAAVRNQKIQAHPSLSNGGTASLRFVYVHLDFCNPRSGGLVDYDDDEDDENYKPPPKKQQENSEDDEGTIETLRLKRKTASSTDKEPELVKKQRLGKTSKSRESVFAALCSTLSQAVLPSKKTSIMIQMAPRTVDGNMGSSESNHQEEEPVSSRNFSDNSSSSDEKNHIGKEPAARSCSDCAHKTPDNRQLVGEDSPLIPQKPSPEVAVNGSKGVS; translated from the exons ATGGCCGAGCAAGACAAATCTCCCAAAGCCAGTTCGATGCAG CGGGTGAAAGTCTATCGTCTGAATGATGATGGTAAATGGGATGACCAAGGAACCGGGCATGTCACTATTGACTATTTAGAG AGATCAGAAGAGCTGGGTCTGCTTGTCATTGATGAAGTAGACAATGAGACATTACTTATGCATCGAATTAGCCCACACGACATCTATAGAAAGCAAGAAG ATACAATTATCTCATGGAGAGATCCTGAATTTTCAACTGAATTGGCACTTAGCTTTCAAGAGACAGCTGGGTGCTCTTACATATG GGATCACATCTCTAGTTTACaaagaaatcttcaatttaataatattaata ATGAGACGTTTCATGGCATGAACAGTGAATTGAAAGAGTTCCCTGCTGTTGAACTCTCAACACTTCCTTTGATCCTTAAG ATGGTGACGGAGAGTGGGATTGCAGATCAGATGCGAATGACGGAACTTATAGCGAATGAT CGGGACTTTTTTCGAATGCTGATGGAACTATTCAGAATCTGTGAAGACTTGGAAAATATTGATGGCCTTCAAATGatattcaaaattatcaaagGGATCA TTTTTCTAAATAGCTCTCAGATCTTTGAGAAGATATTTGGAGACGATTTTATTTTGGATATCATTGGGGCACTCGAGT ATGATCCTGAAGTTTCTAGTGTCCAGCATCATCGAAAATTTTTAAGTGACCATGTCGTTTTCAAGGAG gccATACCAATCAAAGATCCACTAGTACTGTCAAAGATTCACCAGACTTACAGAGTTGGCTATTTGAAG GATGTTGTTTTGGCCAGAGTATTGGATGATGCCACGGTTGCGACTTTCAATTCCATAATTCATTCAAATAATGCCATT GTTGTTTCTTTGTTAAAAGATGATAATACCTTTATTCAGGAGTTGTTTGCAAGGTTGAAATCACCTACAGCATCGGCAGAATCAAAGAAAAACTTG GTATATTTCTTGTTCGAGTTTTGTAGTCTAAGTAAGAGCCTCCAGATGGTCCAGCAGCTTCGCCTATTTAG GGATCTCATGAATGAAGGCATCTTTGACATCATCACAGTTGCTTTGCAGAGTCAGGACAAGAAGCTTGTACTTACTGG GACAGATATCCTCATTCTTTTCTTAAATCAGGATCCAGACATCTTGCGTTCTTACGTTGTCCGGCAGGAAGGCATACCACTTTTCGGACTCTTG GTTAAAGGAATGATAACAGATTTTGGGGAAGACATGCATTGCCAATTTCTTGAAATTCTTCGAAGTTTGCTGGATTCGTATACTTTGTCTGGCGCGCAG AGAGATACTATTATTGAGATTTTCTATGAAAAGCATCTAGACCAATTGATTGATGTTATAGTGGCATCATGTCCTCCCAATGGCATTGGTCCCTCAGTCGGTAGATCTGGAAGTTCTAGTGAAGATGTTGAAAATCAGGATTATGCCATGCCAGAAATTCTCTCAAATATCTGTGAATTACTTTGCTTCTGCGTTCTGCACCATCCTTTTAGAATAAA GTGTAATTTTCTCCTTAATAACACAATCGACAAAGTTCTTTTACTCaccaaaagaaaggaaaagtaccTAGTAGTTTCTGCTGTACGGTTTGTTCGCGCAATTCTGTCATGCCAC GAAGAGCATCTTGTAAATCATATGGTTAAGAATAACCTTCTCAAACCAATTGTGGATGCTTTTATCAGCAATGGGGACTGTTATAATCTGCTGCATTCAGCAGTCTTAGAGCTTTTTGAGTATATCCGCAAG GAAAACCTCAAATCATTGGTCAGATATATAGTTGATTCATTTTGGAATGAGTTAGTTAAATTCGAGTATTTGGGTTCTATTCACTCTCTTAAAGTTAAATATGAGCAG TGTCTGGAAAATGTTGGGGCAAAAAGTAGTGTAAATGCATCGAACTCTAGAAAACGAATTGATGATTGTGCTCTGGAGAAACAGGAGGAAGACTACTTCAACGAGGACAG TGATGAGGAAGACATGGCTGCAGTACGTAACCAAAAAATACAAGCTCATCCGTCTTTATCCAATGGAGGTACTGCATCATTAAG ATTTGTGTATGTTCATCTTGACTTTTGTAATCCAAGATCTGGTGGACTtgttgattatgatgatgatgaagatgacgaaAACTATAAACCTCCACCTAAGAAACAGCAGGAAAATTCAGAAGATGATGAAGGAACGATTGAGACCCTCAGGTTGAAGCGTAAAACGGCTTCTTCTACAGACAAGGAGCCTGAGTTAGTCAAGAAGCAGCGCTTGGGTAAGACTTCCAAGTCAAGAGAGAGCGTATTTGCCGCTTTGTGTTCGACATTGAGCCAAGCAGTATTACCCAGTAAGAAAACTTCTATCATGATACAAATGGCTCCGAGGACAGTTGATGGGAACATGGGGTCCAGTGAATCAAATCATCAAGAGGAGGAACCTGTGAGCTCTAGAAACTTTTCTGATAACAGCAGCAGTTCAGATGAGAAAAATCACATAGGCAAGGAACCTGCTGCTAGAAGCTGTTCCGATTGTGCGCATAAGACCCCAGATAATAGGCAGTTAGTTGGAGAGGATTCTCCGTTGATACCACAAAAACCTTCGCCAGAAGTGGCAGTAAATGGATCTAAAGGTGTTTCTTAG
- the LOC120012716 gene encoding serine/threonine-protein phosphatase 4 regulatory subunit 3-like isoform X3, with protein sequence MAEQDKSPKASSMQRVKVYRLNDDGKWDDQGTGHVTIDYLERSEELGLLVIDEVDNETLLMHRISPHDIYRKQEDTIISWRDPEFSTELALSFQETAGCSYIWDHISSLQRNLQFNNINNETFHGMNSELKEFPAVELSTLPLILKMVTESGIADQMRMTELIANDRDFFRMLMELFRICEDLENIDGLQMIFKIIKGIIFLNSSQIFEKIFGDDFILDIIGALEYDPEVSSVQHHRKFLSDHVVFKEAIPIKDPLVLSKIHQTYRVGYLKDVVLARVLDDATVATFNSIIHSNNAIVVSLLKDDNTFIQELFARLKSPTASAESKKNLVYFLFEFCSLSKSLQMVQQLRLFRDLMNEGIFDIITVALQSQDKKLVLTGTDILILFLNQDPDILRSYVVRQEGIPLFGLLVKGMITDFGEDMHCQFLEILRSLLDSYTLSGAQRDTIIEIFYEKHLDQLIDVIVASCPPNGIGPSVGRSGSSSEDVENQDYAMPEILSNICELLCFCVLHHPFRIKCNFLLNNTIDKVLLLTKRKEKYLVVSAVRFVRAILSCHEEHLVNHMVKNNLLKPIVDAFISNGDCYNLLHSAVLELFEYIRKENLKSLVRYIVDSFWNELVKFEYLGSIHSLKVKYEQCLENVGAKSSVNASNSRKRIDDCALEKQEEDYFNEDSDEEDMAAVRNQKIQAHPSLSNGGTASLSPRSGGLVDYDDDEDDENYKPPPKKQQENSEDDEGTIETLRLKRKTASSTDKEPELVKKQRLGKTSKSRESVFAALCSTLSQAVLPSKKTSIMIQMAPRTVDGNMGSSESNHQEEEPVSSRNFSDNSSSSDEKNHIGKEPAARSCSDCAHKTPDNRQLVGEDSPLIPQKPSPEVAVNGSKGVS encoded by the exons ATGGCCGAGCAAGACAAATCTCCCAAAGCCAGTTCGATGCAG CGGGTGAAAGTCTATCGTCTGAATGATGATGGTAAATGGGATGACCAAGGAACCGGGCATGTCACTATTGACTATTTAGAG AGATCAGAAGAGCTGGGTCTGCTTGTCATTGATGAAGTAGACAATGAGACATTACTTATGCATCGAATTAGCCCACACGACATCTATAGAAAGCAAGAAG ATACAATTATCTCATGGAGAGATCCTGAATTTTCAACTGAATTGGCACTTAGCTTTCAAGAGACAGCTGGGTGCTCTTACATATG GGATCACATCTCTAGTTTACaaagaaatcttcaatttaataatattaata ATGAGACGTTTCATGGCATGAACAGTGAATTGAAAGAGTTCCCTGCTGTTGAACTCTCAACACTTCCTTTGATCCTTAAG ATGGTGACGGAGAGTGGGATTGCAGATCAGATGCGAATGACGGAACTTATAGCGAATGAT CGGGACTTTTTTCGAATGCTGATGGAACTATTCAGAATCTGTGAAGACTTGGAAAATATTGATGGCCTTCAAATGatattcaaaattatcaaagGGATCA TTTTTCTAAATAGCTCTCAGATCTTTGAGAAGATATTTGGAGACGATTTTATTTTGGATATCATTGGGGCACTCGAGT ATGATCCTGAAGTTTCTAGTGTCCAGCATCATCGAAAATTTTTAAGTGACCATGTCGTTTTCAAGGAG gccATACCAATCAAAGATCCACTAGTACTGTCAAAGATTCACCAGACTTACAGAGTTGGCTATTTGAAG GATGTTGTTTTGGCCAGAGTATTGGATGATGCCACGGTTGCGACTTTCAATTCCATAATTCATTCAAATAATGCCATT GTTGTTTCTTTGTTAAAAGATGATAATACCTTTATTCAGGAGTTGTTTGCAAGGTTGAAATCACCTACAGCATCGGCAGAATCAAAGAAAAACTTG GTATATTTCTTGTTCGAGTTTTGTAGTCTAAGTAAGAGCCTCCAGATGGTCCAGCAGCTTCGCCTATTTAG GGATCTCATGAATGAAGGCATCTTTGACATCATCACAGTTGCTTTGCAGAGTCAGGACAAGAAGCTTGTACTTACTGG GACAGATATCCTCATTCTTTTCTTAAATCAGGATCCAGACATCTTGCGTTCTTACGTTGTCCGGCAGGAAGGCATACCACTTTTCGGACTCTTG GTTAAAGGAATGATAACAGATTTTGGGGAAGACATGCATTGCCAATTTCTTGAAATTCTTCGAAGTTTGCTGGATTCGTATACTTTGTCTGGCGCGCAG AGAGATACTATTATTGAGATTTTCTATGAAAAGCATCTAGACCAATTGATTGATGTTATAGTGGCATCATGTCCTCCCAATGGCATTGGTCCCTCAGTCGGTAGATCTGGAAGTTCTAGTGAAGATGTTGAAAATCAGGATTATGCCATGCCAGAAATTCTCTCAAATATCTGTGAATTACTTTGCTTCTGCGTTCTGCACCATCCTTTTAGAATAAA GTGTAATTTTCTCCTTAATAACACAATCGACAAAGTTCTTTTACTCaccaaaagaaaggaaaagtaccTAGTAGTTTCTGCTGTACGGTTTGTTCGCGCAATTCTGTCATGCCAC GAAGAGCATCTTGTAAATCATATGGTTAAGAATAACCTTCTCAAACCAATTGTGGATGCTTTTATCAGCAATGGGGACTGTTATAATCTGCTGCATTCAGCAGTCTTAGAGCTTTTTGAGTATATCCGCAAG GAAAACCTCAAATCATTGGTCAGATATATAGTTGATTCATTTTGGAATGAGTTAGTTAAATTCGAGTATTTGGGTTCTATTCACTCTCTTAAAGTTAAATATGAGCAG TGTCTGGAAAATGTTGGGGCAAAAAGTAGTGTAAATGCATCGAACTCTAGAAAACGAATTGATGATTGTGCTCTGGAGAAACAGGAGGAAGACTACTTCAACGAGGACAG TGATGAGGAAGACATGGCTGCAGTACGTAACCAAAAAATACAAGCTCATCCGTCTTTATCCAATGGAGGTACTGCATCATTAAG TCCAAGATCTGGTGGACTtgttgattatgatgatgatgaagatgacgaaAACTATAAACCTCCACCTAAGAAACAGCAGGAAAATTCAGAAGATGATGAAGGAACGATTGAGACCCTCAGGTTGAAGCGTAAAACGGCTTCTTCTACAGACAAGGAGCCTGAGTTAGTCAAGAAGCAGCGCTTGGGTAAGACTTCCAAGTCAAGAGAGAGCGTATTTGCCGCTTTGTGTTCGACATTGAGCCAAGCAGTATTACCCAGTAAGAAAACTTCTATCATGATACAAATGGCTCCGAGGACAGTTGATGGGAACATGGGGTCCAGTGAATCAAATCATCAAGAGGAGGAACCTGTGAGCTCTAGAAACTTTTCTGATAACAGCAGCAGTTCAGATGAGAAAAATCACATAGGCAAGGAACCTGCTGCTAGAAGCTGTTCCGATTGTGCGCATAAGACCCCAGATAATAGGCAGTTAGTTGGAGAGGATTCTCCGTTGATACCACAAAAACCTTCGCCAGAAGTGGCAGTAAATGGATCTAAAGGTGTTTCTTAG
- the LOC120012716 gene encoding serine/threonine-protein phosphatase 4 regulatory subunit 3-like isoform X1: MAEQDKSPKASSMQRVKVYRLNDDGKWDDQGTGHVTIDYLERSEELGLLVIDEVDNETLLMHRISPHDIYRKQEDTIISWRDPEFSTELALSFQETAGCSYIWDHISSLQRNLQFNNINNETFHGMNSELKEFPAVELSTLPLILKMVTESGIADQMRMTELIANDRDFFRMLMELFRICEDLENIDGLQMIFKIIKGIIFLNSSQIFEKIFGDDFILDIIGALEYDPEVSSVQHHRKFLSDHVVFKEAIPIKDPLVLSKIHQTYRVGYLKDVVLARVLDDATVATFNSIIHSNNAIVVSLLKDDNTFIQELFARLKSPTASAESKKNLVYFLFEFCSLSKSLQMVQQLRLFRDLMNEGIFDIITVALQSQDKKLVLTGTDILILFLNQDPDILRSYVVRQEGIPLFGLLVKGMITDFGEDMHCQFLEILRSLLDSYTLSGAQRDTIIEIFYEKHLDQLIDVIVASCPPNGIGPSVGRSGSSSEDVENQDYAMPEILSNICELLCFCVLHHPFRIKCNFLLNNTIDKVLLLTKRKEKYLVVSAVRFVRAILSCHEEHLVNHMVKNNLLKPIVDAFISNGDCYNLLHSAVLELFEYIRKENLKSLVRYIVDSFWNELVKFEYLGSIHSLKVKYEQVFSVDFLCIATALQVLLVLTNSKIQCLENVGAKSSVNASNSRKRIDDCALEKQEEDYFNEDSDEEDMAAVRNQKIQAHPSLSNGGTASLSPRSGGLVDYDDDEDDENYKPPPKKQQENSEDDEGTIETLRLKRKTASSTDKEPELVKKQRLGKTSKSRESVFAALCSTLSQAVLPSKKTSIMIQMAPRTVDGNMGSSESNHQEEEPVSSRNFSDNSSSSDEKNHIGKEPAARSCSDCAHKTPDNRQLVGEDSPLIPQKPSPEVAVNGSKGVS, from the exons ATGGCCGAGCAAGACAAATCTCCCAAAGCCAGTTCGATGCAG CGGGTGAAAGTCTATCGTCTGAATGATGATGGTAAATGGGATGACCAAGGAACCGGGCATGTCACTATTGACTATTTAGAG AGATCAGAAGAGCTGGGTCTGCTTGTCATTGATGAAGTAGACAATGAGACATTACTTATGCATCGAATTAGCCCACACGACATCTATAGAAAGCAAGAAG ATACAATTATCTCATGGAGAGATCCTGAATTTTCAACTGAATTGGCACTTAGCTTTCAAGAGACAGCTGGGTGCTCTTACATATG GGATCACATCTCTAGTTTACaaagaaatcttcaatttaataatattaata ATGAGACGTTTCATGGCATGAACAGTGAATTGAAAGAGTTCCCTGCTGTTGAACTCTCAACACTTCCTTTGATCCTTAAG ATGGTGACGGAGAGTGGGATTGCAGATCAGATGCGAATGACGGAACTTATAGCGAATGAT CGGGACTTTTTTCGAATGCTGATGGAACTATTCAGAATCTGTGAAGACTTGGAAAATATTGATGGCCTTCAAATGatattcaaaattatcaaagGGATCA TTTTTCTAAATAGCTCTCAGATCTTTGAGAAGATATTTGGAGACGATTTTATTTTGGATATCATTGGGGCACTCGAGT ATGATCCTGAAGTTTCTAGTGTCCAGCATCATCGAAAATTTTTAAGTGACCATGTCGTTTTCAAGGAG gccATACCAATCAAAGATCCACTAGTACTGTCAAAGATTCACCAGACTTACAGAGTTGGCTATTTGAAG GATGTTGTTTTGGCCAGAGTATTGGATGATGCCACGGTTGCGACTTTCAATTCCATAATTCATTCAAATAATGCCATT GTTGTTTCTTTGTTAAAAGATGATAATACCTTTATTCAGGAGTTGTTTGCAAGGTTGAAATCACCTACAGCATCGGCAGAATCAAAGAAAAACTTG GTATATTTCTTGTTCGAGTTTTGTAGTCTAAGTAAGAGCCTCCAGATGGTCCAGCAGCTTCGCCTATTTAG GGATCTCATGAATGAAGGCATCTTTGACATCATCACAGTTGCTTTGCAGAGTCAGGACAAGAAGCTTGTACTTACTGG GACAGATATCCTCATTCTTTTCTTAAATCAGGATCCAGACATCTTGCGTTCTTACGTTGTCCGGCAGGAAGGCATACCACTTTTCGGACTCTTG GTTAAAGGAATGATAACAGATTTTGGGGAAGACATGCATTGCCAATTTCTTGAAATTCTTCGAAGTTTGCTGGATTCGTATACTTTGTCTGGCGCGCAG AGAGATACTATTATTGAGATTTTCTATGAAAAGCATCTAGACCAATTGATTGATGTTATAGTGGCATCATGTCCTCCCAATGGCATTGGTCCCTCAGTCGGTAGATCTGGAAGTTCTAGTGAAGATGTTGAAAATCAGGATTATGCCATGCCAGAAATTCTCTCAAATATCTGTGAATTACTTTGCTTCTGCGTTCTGCACCATCCTTTTAGAATAAA GTGTAATTTTCTCCTTAATAACACAATCGACAAAGTTCTTTTACTCaccaaaagaaaggaaaagtaccTAGTAGTTTCTGCTGTACGGTTTGTTCGCGCAATTCTGTCATGCCAC GAAGAGCATCTTGTAAATCATATGGTTAAGAATAACCTTCTCAAACCAATTGTGGATGCTTTTATCAGCAATGGGGACTGTTATAATCTGCTGCATTCAGCAGTCTTAGAGCTTTTTGAGTATATCCGCAAG GAAAACCTCAAATCATTGGTCAGATATATAGTTGATTCATTTTGGAATGAGTTAGTTAAATTCGAGTATTTGGGTTCTATTCACTCTCTTAAAGTTAAATATGAGCAGGTATTTTCCGTTGACTTTCTCTGTATAGCTACTGCTTTACAAGTTCTCTTGGTTCTGACAAATTCTAAAATACAGTGTCTGGAAAATGTTGGGGCAAAAAGTAGTGTAAATGCATCGAACTCTAGAAAACGAATTGATGATTGTGCTCTGGAGAAACAGGAGGAAGACTACTTCAACGAGGACAG TGATGAGGAAGACATGGCTGCAGTACGTAACCAAAAAATACAAGCTCATCCGTCTTTATCCAATGGAGGTACTGCATCATTAAG TCCAAGATCTGGTGGACTtgttgattatgatgatgatgaagatgacgaaAACTATAAACCTCCACCTAAGAAACAGCAGGAAAATTCAGAAGATGATGAAGGAACGATTGAGACCCTCAGGTTGAAGCGTAAAACGGCTTCTTCTACAGACAAGGAGCCTGAGTTAGTCAAGAAGCAGCGCTTGGGTAAGACTTCCAAGTCAAGAGAGAGCGTATTTGCCGCTTTGTGTTCGACATTGAGCCAAGCAGTATTACCCAGTAAGAAAACTTCTATCATGATACAAATGGCTCCGAGGACAGTTGATGGGAACATGGGGTCCAGTGAATCAAATCATCAAGAGGAGGAACCTGTGAGCTCTAGAAACTTTTCTGATAACAGCAGCAGTTCAGATGAGAAAAATCACATAGGCAAGGAACCTGCTGCTAGAAGCTGTTCCGATTGTGCGCATAAGACCCCAGATAATAGGCAGTTAGTTGGAGAGGATTCTCCGTTGATACCACAAAAACCTTCGCCAGAAGTGGCAGTAAATGGATCTAAAGGTGTTTCTTAG
- the LOC120012716 gene encoding serine/threonine-protein phosphatase 4 regulatory subunit 3A-like isoform X2, which translates to MRRCFLLLRVKVYRLNDDGKWDDQGTGHVTIDYLERSEELGLLVIDEVDNETLLMHRISPHDIYRKQEDTIISWRDPEFSTELALSFQETAGCSYIWDHISSLQRNLQFNNINNETFHGMNSELKEFPAVELSTLPLILKMVTESGIADQMRMTELIANDRDFFRMLMELFRICEDLENIDGLQMIFKIIKGIIFLNSSQIFEKIFGDDFILDIIGALEYDPEVSSVQHHRKFLSDHVVFKEAIPIKDPLVLSKIHQTYRVGYLKDVVLARVLDDATVATFNSIIHSNNAIVVSLLKDDNTFIQELFARLKSPTASAESKKNLVYFLFEFCSLSKSLQMVQQLRLFRDLMNEGIFDIITVALQSQDKKLVLTGTDILILFLNQDPDILRSYVVRQEGIPLFGLLVKGMITDFGEDMHCQFLEILRSLLDSYTLSGAQRDTIIEIFYEKHLDQLIDVIVASCPPNGIGPSVGRSGSSSEDVENQDYAMPEILSNICELLCFCVLHHPFRIKCNFLLNNTIDKVLLLTKRKEKYLVVSAVRFVRAILSCHEEHLVNHMVKNNLLKPIVDAFISNGDCYNLLHSAVLELFEYIRKENLKSLVRYIVDSFWNELVKFEYLGSIHSLKVKYEQVFSVDFLCIATALQVLLVLTNSKIQCLENVGAKSSVNASNSRKRIDDCALEKQEEDYFNEDSDEEDMAAVRNQKIQAHPSLSNGGTASLSPRSGGLVDYDDDEDDENYKPPPKKQQENSEDDEGTIETLRLKRKTASSTDKEPELVKKQRLGKTSKSRESVFAALCSTLSQAVLPSKKTSIMIQMAPRTVDGNMGSSESNHQEEEPVSSRNFSDNSSSSDEKNHIGKEPAARSCSDCAHKTPDNRQLVGEDSPLIPQKPSPEVAVNGSKGVS; encoded by the exons ATGCGGAGGTGTTTTTTACTTTTG CGGGTGAAAGTCTATCGTCTGAATGATGATGGTAAATGGGATGACCAAGGAACCGGGCATGTCACTATTGACTATTTAGAG AGATCAGAAGAGCTGGGTCTGCTTGTCATTGATGAAGTAGACAATGAGACATTACTTATGCATCGAATTAGCCCACACGACATCTATAGAAAGCAAGAAG ATACAATTATCTCATGGAGAGATCCTGAATTTTCAACTGAATTGGCACTTAGCTTTCAAGAGACAGCTGGGTGCTCTTACATATG GGATCACATCTCTAGTTTACaaagaaatcttcaatttaataatattaata ATGAGACGTTTCATGGCATGAACAGTGAATTGAAAGAGTTCCCTGCTGTTGAACTCTCAACACTTCCTTTGATCCTTAAG ATGGTGACGGAGAGTGGGATTGCAGATCAGATGCGAATGACGGAACTTATAGCGAATGAT CGGGACTTTTTTCGAATGCTGATGGAACTATTCAGAATCTGTGAAGACTTGGAAAATATTGATGGCCTTCAAATGatattcaaaattatcaaagGGATCA TTTTTCTAAATAGCTCTCAGATCTTTGAGAAGATATTTGGAGACGATTTTATTTTGGATATCATTGGGGCACTCGAGT ATGATCCTGAAGTTTCTAGTGTCCAGCATCATCGAAAATTTTTAAGTGACCATGTCGTTTTCAAGGAG gccATACCAATCAAAGATCCACTAGTACTGTCAAAGATTCACCAGACTTACAGAGTTGGCTATTTGAAG GATGTTGTTTTGGCCAGAGTATTGGATGATGCCACGGTTGCGACTTTCAATTCCATAATTCATTCAAATAATGCCATT GTTGTTTCTTTGTTAAAAGATGATAATACCTTTATTCAGGAGTTGTTTGCAAGGTTGAAATCACCTACAGCATCGGCAGAATCAAAGAAAAACTTG GTATATTTCTTGTTCGAGTTTTGTAGTCTAAGTAAGAGCCTCCAGATGGTCCAGCAGCTTCGCCTATTTAG GGATCTCATGAATGAAGGCATCTTTGACATCATCACAGTTGCTTTGCAGAGTCAGGACAAGAAGCTTGTACTTACTGG GACAGATATCCTCATTCTTTTCTTAAATCAGGATCCAGACATCTTGCGTTCTTACGTTGTCCGGCAGGAAGGCATACCACTTTTCGGACTCTTG GTTAAAGGAATGATAACAGATTTTGGGGAAGACATGCATTGCCAATTTCTTGAAATTCTTCGAAGTTTGCTGGATTCGTATACTTTGTCTGGCGCGCAG AGAGATACTATTATTGAGATTTTCTATGAAAAGCATCTAGACCAATTGATTGATGTTATAGTGGCATCATGTCCTCCCAATGGCATTGGTCCCTCAGTCGGTAGATCTGGAAGTTCTAGTGAAGATGTTGAAAATCAGGATTATGCCATGCCAGAAATTCTCTCAAATATCTGTGAATTACTTTGCTTCTGCGTTCTGCACCATCCTTTTAGAATAAA GTGTAATTTTCTCCTTAATAACACAATCGACAAAGTTCTTTTACTCaccaaaagaaaggaaaagtaccTAGTAGTTTCTGCTGTACGGTTTGTTCGCGCAATTCTGTCATGCCAC GAAGAGCATCTTGTAAATCATATGGTTAAGAATAACCTTCTCAAACCAATTGTGGATGCTTTTATCAGCAATGGGGACTGTTATAATCTGCTGCATTCAGCAGTCTTAGAGCTTTTTGAGTATATCCGCAAG GAAAACCTCAAATCATTGGTCAGATATATAGTTGATTCATTTTGGAATGAGTTAGTTAAATTCGAGTATTTGGGTTCTATTCACTCTCTTAAAGTTAAATATGAGCAGGTATTTTCCGTTGACTTTCTCTGTATAGCTACTGCTTTACAAGTTCTCTTGGTTCTGACAAATTCTAAAATACAGTGTCTGGAAAATGTTGGGGCAAAAAGTAGTGTAAATGCATCGAACTCTAGAAAACGAATTGATGATTGTGCTCTGGAGAAACAGGAGGAAGACTACTTCAACGAGGACAG TGATGAGGAAGACATGGCTGCAGTACGTAACCAAAAAATACAAGCTCATCCGTCTTTATCCAATGGAGGTACTGCATCATTAAG TCCAAGATCTGGTGGACTtgttgattatgatgatgatgaagatgacgaaAACTATAAACCTCCACCTAAGAAACAGCAGGAAAATTCAGAAGATGATGAAGGAACGATTGAGACCCTCAGGTTGAAGCGTAAAACGGCTTCTTCTACAGACAAGGAGCCTGAGTTAGTCAAGAAGCAGCGCTTGGGTAAGACTTCCAAGTCAAGAGAGAGCGTATTTGCCGCTTTGTGTTCGACATTGAGCCAAGCAGTATTACCCAGTAAGAAAACTTCTATCATGATACAAATGGCTCCGAGGACAGTTGATGGGAACATGGGGTCCAGTGAATCAAATCATCAAGAGGAGGAACCTGTGAGCTCTAGAAACTTTTCTGATAACAGCAGCAGTTCAGATGAGAAAAATCACATAGGCAAGGAACCTGCTGCTAGAAGCTGTTCCGATTGTGCGCATAAGACCCCAGATAATAGGCAGTTAGTTGGAGAGGATTCTCCGTTGATACCACAAAAACCTTCGCCAGAAGTGGCAGTAAATGGATCTAAAGGTGTTTCTTAG